A stretch of Lysobacter sp. K5869 DNA encodes these proteins:
- a CDS encoding MFS transporter produces the protein MSGLRKALAQTPPLWWSLLYFFCLLCGYYVLRPVRDAMGASADAATVFPHAWIEWARGHGWELKDFVLQVLFTCTFVAMLALQPVYGALVARFPRRALLPMVYGVFIVCLFGFHWAFHAQAPGRGMVFFVWTAIFNLFAVTVFWSYMADVFDDRQARRVYGYIGAGGTAGAVIGPMLTQWLVQPLGVANLLLVSAGFLSVCVLCVVRLRPWAVARERAQGLASGEGAMGGSVWAGLKLVWQKPALRAMAITLFFSVGAATLLYNQQSAIAREFYPSAEAATRYFARIDSAVNLLAILMQLLLTRWLLNRHGVAPALLMPGLILMLGFAALMASPLPMMVALVQVAQRASEFALSKPARETLYTRMDRPSRYKGKAVIDTAVFRGTDLAFVWIHKAVALLGTQAVFAAGALAAAGMTAGAWSIVRAQRELPGADSAAPSIEPNPRGAA, from the coding sequence ATGAGCGGCTTGCGCAAGGCCTTGGCGCAGACGCCGCCGCTGTGGTGGTCGCTGCTTTATTTCTTCTGCTTGCTATGCGGCTATTACGTATTGCGCCCGGTGCGCGATGCGATGGGCGCCTCGGCCGACGCCGCCACGGTGTTTCCGCACGCCTGGATCGAATGGGCGCGCGGCCACGGTTGGGAACTCAAGGATTTCGTGCTGCAGGTGTTGTTCACCTGCACTTTCGTCGCGATGCTCGCCTTGCAGCCGGTGTACGGCGCATTGGTCGCGCGCTTCCCACGTCGCGCGTTGCTGCCGATGGTGTACGGCGTCTTCATCGTCTGCCTGTTCGGTTTCCACTGGGCCTTCCACGCGCAAGCGCCGGGCCGCGGCATGGTTTTCTTCGTGTGGACCGCGATCTTCAATCTGTTCGCGGTGACGGTGTTCTGGAGCTACATGGCCGATGTGTTCGACGACCGCCAGGCGCGTCGCGTCTACGGCTACATCGGCGCGGGCGGCACCGCCGGCGCGGTGATCGGGCCGATGTTGACCCAGTGGTTGGTGCAGCCCTTGGGCGTGGCGAATCTGCTGTTGGTCTCGGCCGGCTTCTTGTCGGTGTGCGTGCTGTGCGTGGTGCGGCTGCGGCCGTGGGCGGTCGCGCGCGAACGCGCGCAGGGGCTGGCCAGCGGCGAGGGCGCGATGGGCGGTTCGGTCTGGGCCGGGCTCAAGCTGGTGTGGCAGAAGCCGGCGCTGCGGGCGATGGCGATCACCCTGTTTTTCAGCGTCGGCGCGGCGACCCTTCTCTACAACCAGCAGTCGGCGATCGCGCGCGAGTTCTATCCCAGCGCCGAAGCGGCCACGCGCTATTTCGCCCGCATCGACAGCGCGGTGAACCTGCTGGCGATCCTCATGCAGTTGTTGCTCACGCGCTGGTTGCTCAACCGCCACGGCGTCGCGCCCGCGTTGTTGATGCCGGGCTTGATCTTGATGCTCGGTTTCGCCGCGCTGATGGCCTCGCCGCTGCCGATGATGGTGGCGCTGGTGCAGGTGGCGCAGCGCGCGAGCGAGTTCGCCCTGTCCAAACCGGCGCGCGAGACCTTGTATACGCGCATGGACCGGCCCTCGCGCTACAAAGGCAAGGCGGTGATCGATACCGCGGTGTTCCGCGGCACCGATCTGGCCTTCGTCTGGATCCACAAGGCCGTCGCCTTGCTCGGCACCCAAGCCGTGTTCGCCGCCGGCGCGCTCGCCGCCGCGGGCATGACCGCCGGCGCCTGGAGCATCGTGCGCGCGCAACGCGAATTGCCCGGCGCGGACTCCGCCGCACCGTCCATCGAACCCAACCCACGAGGTGCCGCATGA
- the wrbA gene encoding NAD(P)H:quinone oxidoreductase yields the protein MAKVLVLYYSAYGHCEQMANAVAEGAREAGAQVDIKRVPELVPEEVARRSHYKLDQAAPVAQIADLEHYDAIVVGTGTRFGRMSSQMANFLDQAGGLWAKGALHGKVGAAFTSTATQHGGQETTLFSIITNLLHFGMVIVGLNYGYAGQMRLDEVTGGSPYGTTTITGGDGSRQPTQNELDAARYQGREVAETAKKLHG from the coding sequence ATGGCGAAAGTTCTGGTTCTTTATTACTCCGCGTACGGCCACTGCGAGCAGATGGCCAATGCCGTCGCCGAAGGCGCCCGCGAAGCCGGCGCGCAGGTCGACATCAAGCGCGTGCCGGAGCTGGTGCCGGAAGAGGTGGCGCGCCGCTCGCATTACAAGCTCGATCAGGCCGCACCGGTCGCTCAGATCGCGGATCTGGAGCACTACGACGCCATCGTCGTCGGCACCGGTACGCGCTTCGGCCGGATGTCCTCGCAGATGGCCAACTTCCTCGATCAAGCCGGCGGGCTGTGGGCCAAGGGCGCGCTGCACGGCAAGGTCGGCGCGGCGTTCACCTCGACCGCGACCCAGCACGGCGGTCAGGAGACCACGCTGTTCTCGATCATCACCAACCTGCTGCACTTCGGCATGGTGATCGTCGGCTTGAACTACGGCTACGCCGGGCAGATGCGCCTGGACGAGGTCACCGGCGGTTCGCCGTACGGCACGACCACGATCACCGGCGGCGACGGTTCGCGTCAGCCGACCCAGAACGAGCTCGACGCGGCGCGTTATCAGGGCCGCGAAGTGGCCGAGACGGCGAAGAAGCTGCACGGCTGA
- a CDS encoding DUF1304 domain-containing protein, with translation MPWLATALIALVALLHTWFLVLEMFLWTKPLGMKTFRMNPDKAEQTKVLAANQGLYNGFLVAGLVWSLICARHDVATFFLVCVVVAGAFGAATVSRRIFYVQAVPAIAALAALWLL, from the coding sequence ATGCCTTGGCTAGCCACCGCCCTGATCGCCCTGGTCGCCTTGCTCCACACGTGGTTCCTGGTCCTGGAAATGTTCCTGTGGACCAAGCCGCTCGGCATGAAGACCTTCCGCATGAACCCGGACAAGGCCGAGCAGACGAAAGTGCTGGCGGCCAACCAAGGCCTCTACAACGGCTTCCTGGTCGCCGGCTTGGTCTGGAGCTTGATCTGCGCGCGCCACGACGTGGCGACGTTCTTCCTGGTCTGCGTGGTGGTGGCCGGCGCGTTCGGCGCGGCCACGGTCAGCCGCCGGATCTTCTACGTGCAGGCGGTGCCGGCGATCGCCGCGTTGGCGGCGCTGTGGCTGCTGTGA
- a CDS encoding NAD-dependent epimerase/dehydratase family protein, with the protein MTIDRRDFLAAGAAAASLLALPGGALAAAKPKSLKLLVLGGTGFLGPHFVEAARKRGHTLTLFNRGKTNPDKFSGEDYRDIEQLHGDRKTDMSALQGERTWDAVLDTSAYIPADVTRSAKLLAPKVKQYLLVSTISVYAKNDVPADENSPVAVLADPTVDKVSNETYGGLKALCEKAAEAELPGRTTVVRPGLIVGPGDNSDRFTYWPARADRGGEILAPGSAQDPTQFIDVRDLAAFLLTTLERGHVGTYNADAEPGALTMGAVLRESQKASGKKSTTTWASADFLEAQKVSAWGDMPAWVPARGENAGFGRTSVSKARAAGLTYRPLRETVRDTLAWWRKLPEERRAKPKAGLSAQREGEVLAAWHAQAQQEKKGG; encoded by the coding sequence ATGACCATCGATCGCCGCGATTTCCTCGCCGCCGGCGCGGCCGCCGCGAGCCTGCTCGCGCTGCCCGGCGGCGCGCTCGCCGCCGCCAAACCCAAGTCGCTGAAACTGCTGGTGCTCGGCGGCACCGGCTTCCTCGGCCCGCATTTCGTCGAGGCGGCGCGCAAGCGCGGGCATACGCTGACCCTGTTCAATCGCGGCAAGACCAACCCGGACAAGTTCTCCGGCGAGGACTATCGCGACATCGAGCAACTGCACGGCGACCGCAAGACCGATATGTCGGCGTTGCAGGGCGAGCGGACCTGGGATGCGGTGCTCGACACCTCGGCCTACATTCCGGCCGATGTCACGCGCTCGGCCAAGTTGCTGGCACCGAAGGTCAAGCAATACCTCTTGGTCTCGACCATTTCGGTCTACGCCAAGAACGATGTGCCCGCCGACGAGAATTCGCCGGTGGCGGTGCTGGCCGATCCCACCGTCGATAAAGTCAGCAACGAAACCTACGGCGGCCTCAAGGCGCTGTGCGAGAAAGCGGCCGAGGCCGAACTGCCGGGCCGCACGACCGTGGTGCGGCCGGGATTGATCGTCGGCCCCGGCGACAACAGCGACCGCTTCACCTACTGGCCGGCGCGCGCCGATCGCGGCGGCGAAATCCTCGCGCCGGGCAGCGCGCAAGACCCGACCCAGTTCATCGACGTGCGCGACCTTGCCGCGTTCCTGCTGACGACCCTCGAACGCGGCCACGTCGGCACCTACAACGCCGACGCCGAGCCCGGCGCGCTGACCATGGGCGCGGTGCTGCGCGAATCGCAGAAGGCCTCGGGCAAAAAATCGACGACGACCTGGGCGTCGGCGGATTTTCTCGAAGCGCAAAAGGTTTCGGCCTGGGGCGACATGCCGGCTTGGGTGCCGGCGCGCGGCGAGAACGCGGGCTTCGGCCGCACCTCGGTGAGCAAGGCGCGCGCCGCCGGTCTGACTTACCGCCCGTTGCGCGAGACCGTGCGCGACACGCTCGCGTGGTGGCGCAAGCTGCCGGAGGAGCGGCGGGCCAAGCCGAAGGCGGGGTTGTCGGCGCAGCGCGAGGGCGAGGTGCTGGCGGCTTGGCATGCGCAAGCGCAGCAGGAGAAGAAGGGCGGTTGA
- a CDS encoding metallophosphoesterase: protein MTRRGWRPWPRNAWLQRIFVGTVLIALGCLAWGFFWEPRQLVERDYDFALPHWSPECEGLRLDVVADIHTGSPHNGLDKLDEIVARLIASDAPAVLMAGDYVILSVLGGTYISADELAPHLRPLTARKPVYAVLGNHDWWKDGARVRAALESAGVIVLEDQAREVRLGRCKLWIVGIGDKWETRHDIAGAFAGVNDAAPAIALTHNPDLFPDIPSRASLTVAGHTHGGQVRLPWIGTPVVPAQMRYAGGYTIEHGRSLFVSTGIGTSILPVRFGVPPEISRLTLRAAAREPAGAAR, encoded by the coding sequence ATGACCCGGCGCGGCTGGCGCCCATGGCCGCGCAACGCGTGGCTGCAACGCATATTCGTCGGCACCGTGCTGATCGCGCTGGGCTGTCTGGCCTGGGGCTTTTTCTGGGAACCGCGGCAACTGGTCGAACGCGACTACGACTTCGCCCTGCCGCACTGGTCGCCCGAATGCGAAGGCCTGCGCCTGGACGTGGTCGCCGATATCCACACCGGCTCGCCGCACAACGGCCTGGACAAGCTCGACGAGATCGTCGCCCGCCTGATCGCCAGCGACGCGCCCGCGGTGCTGATGGCCGGCGACTACGTCATCCTCAGCGTCCTCGGCGGCACCTACATCTCCGCCGACGAACTCGCCCCGCACCTCAGGCCGCTGACTGCGCGCAAGCCGGTGTACGCCGTGCTCGGCAACCACGACTGGTGGAAGGACGGTGCGCGCGTGCGCGCCGCGCTGGAATCGGCCGGGGTGATCGTGCTCGAAGACCAAGCGCGCGAAGTGCGCCTGGGCCGCTGCAAGCTGTGGATCGTCGGCATCGGCGACAAATGGGAAACCCGCCACGACATCGCCGGCGCCTTCGCCGGCGTGAACGACGCCGCCCCCGCCATCGCGCTGACCCACAACCCCGACCTGTTCCCCGACATCCCGTCGCGCGCCTCGCTCACCGTCGCCGGCCACACCCACGGCGGCCAGGTGCGCCTGCCGTGGATCGGCACGCCGGTGGTCCCGGCGCAGATGCGCTATGCCGGCGGTTACACCATCGAGCACGGTCGGTCGTTGTTCGTCTCCACCGGCATCGGCACCAGCATCCTGCCGGTGCGCTTCGGCGTGCCGCCGGAGATTTCGCGGTTGACGTTGCGGGCGGCGGCGAGGGAGCCGGCGGGTGCCGCGCGCTGA
- a CDS encoding MFS transporter: protein MLLPLILLSAAGFTVLTTEFILVGLLPSLSRDLGVSVSQAGLLVTLFAFAVAATGPFLTAYFSRFERKLLFIIVLLLFAASNVAAALAPNLGVMAFARLIPALGVPVFWALASETAVDIAGQDRAGKAISMISFGVICATVIGVPTGTLIADAFGWRAAFVALAIASLLKAGMLYAFLPDSRGAQPARLAEQFRVLRDPRVGGHVLMSVILFAGIFTAYTYLADMFERLAGFNGAVVGWALMAFGAVGLIGNTLGGRIVDRHPLRASLIFSVPLALGLVLVVPSVSALPLFAVTLALWGITQAALFPVSHVRVMKSAPQAPAFAASLNVSGANLGIGVGAIIGGRVIDAVGVAGVGYAAAALVGLSVVVGFVLMSAGQPAEPEPEGAA, encoded by the coding sequence GTGTTACTGCCCCTGATCTTGCTCTCGGCCGCCGGCTTCACCGTGCTGACGACCGAATTCATCCTCGTCGGCCTGCTGCCCTCGCTCTCGCGCGACCTCGGCGTGAGCGTGTCGCAGGCCGGTCTGCTGGTCACTCTGTTCGCCTTCGCGGTCGCCGCCACCGGCCCGTTCCTCACCGCGTACTTCTCGCGCTTCGAACGCAAGCTCCTCTTCATCATCGTGCTGCTGCTGTTCGCCGCCTCCAACGTGGCCGCGGCGCTGGCGCCGAACCTGGGCGTGATGGCCTTCGCCCGCCTGATCCCCGCCCTCGGCGTGCCGGTGTTCTGGGCGTTGGCCAGCGAAACCGCGGTCGATATCGCCGGCCAGGATCGCGCCGGCAAGGCGATTTCGATGATCTCCTTCGGCGTGATCTGCGCCACGGTGATCGGCGTCCCCACCGGCACCTTGATCGCCGACGCGTTCGGCTGGCGCGCCGCCTTCGTCGCGCTTGCCATCGCCTCGCTGCTCAAGGCCGGCATGCTCTACGCCTTCCTGCCCGACAGCCGCGGCGCGCAGCCGGCGCGGTTGGCCGAACAGTTCCGCGTCCTGCGCGATCCGCGCGTCGGCGGCCACGTGCTGATGTCGGTGATCCTGTTCGCCGGCATCTTCACCGCCTACACCTATCTGGCCGACATGTTCGAGCGCCTCGCCGGCTTCAACGGTGCGGTGGTCGGCTGGGCGCTGATGGCCTTCGGCGCGGTCGGCCTGATCGGCAACACCCTCGGCGGCCGCATCGTCGACCGCCACCCGCTGCGCGCCTCGCTGATCTTCAGCGTGCCGCTGGCGCTGGGCCTGGTGCTGGTGGTGCCGTCGGTGAGCGCGCTGCCGTTGTTCGCGGTGACCTTGGCGCTGTGGGGCATCACCCAGGCGGCGTTGTTCCCGGTCAGTCACGTGCGGGTGATGAAGTCGGCGCCGCAGGCGCCGGCGTTCGCGGCGTCGCTCAACGTGTCCGGTGCGAATTTGGGCATCGGTGTCGGCGCCATCATCGGCGGGCGGGTGATCGATGCGGTGGGTGTCGCTGGTGTGGGCTATGCCGCGGCGGCGTTGGTCGGGTTGTCGGTGGTGGTCGGGTTTGTGTTGATGTCGGCGGGGCAGCCGGCGGAGCCGGAGCCCGAAGGCGCTGCCTGA
- a CDS encoding RHS repeat-associated core domain-containing protein — MKASTIRRQTQARPVLAPSFGIPSRCVLAVALAAAIQTLPASALAAETNRVWTTSDAINGPFQSESAVKEAIVKGVVDNVSDGQMLKFHSGPNLILKDKVISSIEVTPIPPKTGAWTWSFYPRVLNAVSYDDALAKTIAWYDNESRVTGCTPNTVITVDPNSQKTYWEDGTTLRIENFTFSATYQSGVSGTCKPSTYNNLTIGGIRPVSCPSYLTWDPQKQGCAGGRLFASGDSAYYSAPVLPPGQCPIGNPCDPTTGDKMQPEEDFDLGWVSFTRYFHSMTSTPQGGLGDNWTHSHNLRLTAGKNPTSSSDTVYVGLTEADGSQISFTQVDDAYESDDGKGDRAVKDGEQWKLYRSDRVLRFGADGRLLQQQFDDGTSLTYEYDAKQRLATITHSTGRSLVFAYAGDGARDPIASISTAGEAIVTYGYTAGGQVETATYANSLGRRYHYEDTRFPRYLTGVTTELGQRFSTFAYDDKGRVISSQHIGGADGVTLSYPAEGGTKFTNPLGQETELQLADAPWSGGPQKISGLKDTRGTVVTTYNDEDSDFRRRVASTTDRNGIETRHAYVEATDPVTGALARTETITEAFGKPEQRMRTITTDVATGRLVRSTVGNQETRIARNARLQPVTLTVRDTVTNELRTTTLAYCEAADVAAPNSTCPTLGLLKSVDGPRADVNDTTRFEYYSSDDSTCAATPALCTYRKGDLRRIIDALGHATEMLGYDPQGHLLSVIDPNGVITDYEYLPRGWLSAIKQRGTNDGTEGDDRITRLDYYLTGPLETVRRPDGTFMSFNYDGAHRLVSMSNNGDGQVRYTLDNAGNRKVEEVKRSNGTVAKTLSRIYNSFDQLIAVKDSAQNTTLYDYDVNGNRKFATDALGRKTQYGYDPLDRLSAIQEDITGLNAKTLVKYNALDQISQVTDPNNRVTTFAYNGFGDQTKLTSPDTGVSDFTYNAAGQPATKKDANDTVAHRFTYDALNRLKAEFYTATGPADVEYDYDTVNPGCVVGENFAVGHVTAIRKNGTELRYCHDRFGRVVRKDQIIGTRTLTLRYTYTKTNLLQSVTYPDGAVVDYIYGPDRNLSEVGVTPVGGVRSSLINSTLYNPVGPIASWNYGPIASRIVRRTYDLDYRPKTILDSAGGGVSLGYGYNPVGDLTELKDGMQGTIQATYDYDALRRLTVTRHPSGDPLETYGYDKTGNRTSLMHGTTTTEAYTYPSSNHRLGAVAGVARGYDAVGNTTSVGGAAREFVYDSSDRLTQVKQNGIVKAGYRYNALGQRVAIENGAGSTLTYTVYDEAGNWVGDYDANGVAQQQVVWFNNAPAGLLVGSGSAQTLMYVETDHLGTPRAVIDPARNVAVWAWNAKSEVFGNDSPNQDPDSDGTAFVFNMRFPGQRYDATSGLFYNYLRDYDPTTGRYMQADPIGLKGGISLYGYVSGSPTSYIDPFGLAKMNLFPEDHRPGSTWDSFNRLPDSETECLIGGHGTPFELAGHSPTALAALIRADDDCKDKPIVLYSCNTGIQPTEKGKAPYGRNLARATGQWVSAPNNWGWLHYMGETGVAWYSIGPSKNGLDYHSSESEVDGPKPGGMGDFVHFPPPNKK; from the coding sequence GTGAAAGCAAGTACGATCCGGCGTCAAACCCAAGCGCGACCCGTTCTCGCACCATCCTTCGGCATACCGTCCCGTTGCGTTCTCGCGGTCGCCCTGGCAGCGGCCATTCAGACCTTGCCCGCGAGTGCGCTGGCGGCTGAGACCAATCGGGTCTGGACGACCTCCGACGCCATCAACGGCCCGTTCCAGAGCGAATCCGCCGTCAAGGAGGCGATCGTCAAGGGCGTGGTCGACAACGTGTCCGATGGCCAGATGCTTAAGTTCCACAGCGGGCCCAACCTGATCCTGAAGGACAAGGTCATTTCCTCGATTGAGGTGACCCCGATCCCACCGAAGACCGGTGCCTGGACCTGGTCCTTCTACCCGCGCGTTCTTAACGCCGTCTCCTACGACGATGCGCTGGCGAAGACGATAGCCTGGTACGACAACGAGAGCCGCGTGACCGGCTGCACGCCGAACACCGTCATTACCGTCGACCCGAACAGCCAAAAGACTTACTGGGAGGACGGAACCACGCTGCGCATAGAGAACTTCACGTTCTCGGCGACGTATCAAAGCGGCGTATCGGGCACTTGCAAGCCCTCCACCTACAACAATCTGACTATCGGTGGCATCCGTCCCGTCAGTTGTCCCAGCTACCTGACCTGGGACCCGCAAAAGCAAGGGTGCGCCGGCGGCCGGCTTTTCGCTAGCGGCGACTCCGCCTATTACTCCGCACCGGTCCTGCCGCCAGGACAATGCCCGATCGGCAACCCCTGCGATCCGACCACCGGCGACAAAATGCAGCCAGAGGAGGACTTCGATCTCGGCTGGGTCAGCTTCACCCGCTACTTCCACTCGATGACTTCTACGCCGCAGGGCGGGCTCGGCGACAACTGGACCCATTCTCATAACCTGCGGCTCACTGCGGGCAAGAACCCAACCAGTTCCAGCGACACGGTCTACGTCGGCTTGACCGAAGCCGACGGCTCCCAGATCTCGTTCACCCAGGTGGACGATGCCTACGAAAGCGACGACGGCAAGGGCGACCGCGCGGTTAAGGATGGGGAGCAATGGAAGCTCTACCGCAGCGACCGCGTGCTGCGCTTCGGCGCCGATGGTCGTCTGCTGCAGCAACAGTTCGACGACGGAACGTCCTTGACGTACGAATACGACGCCAAGCAGCGGCTCGCGACCATCACCCACAGCACCGGTCGCAGCCTCGTCTTCGCCTATGCCGGCGATGGCGCGCGCGATCCGATCGCCTCGATCAGCACGGCCGGAGAGGCCATCGTCACTTACGGGTATACGGCCGGTGGGCAGGTCGAAACGGCCACGTACGCCAACTCGCTGGGGCGTCGCTATCACTACGAGGACACTCGCTTCCCGCGTTACCTGACCGGCGTTACCACCGAGTTGGGGCAACGCTTCAGCACCTTCGCCTACGACGACAAGGGCCGGGTGATTTCCAGCCAGCATATCGGCGGCGCCGACGGCGTCACGTTGAGCTATCCGGCCGAAGGCGGCACCAAGTTCACCAATCCGCTCGGCCAGGAGACCGAACTGCAACTGGCGGACGCGCCGTGGAGCGGCGGGCCGCAAAAGATCAGCGGACTCAAGGACACCCGCGGCACCGTCGTCACGACCTACAACGACGAGGACAGCGATTTCCGCCGTCGCGTGGCGTCTACCACGGATCGCAACGGCATCGAAACCCGTCACGCCTACGTCGAGGCCACCGACCCCGTGACCGGCGCACTGGCCCGCACGGAAACCATTACCGAGGCGTTCGGCAAACCCGAACAGCGGATGCGGACGATCACGACGGACGTGGCCACCGGGCGCCTCGTTCGTTCGACCGTCGGCAACCAGGAGACCCGCATTGCGCGCAACGCGCGCCTGCAACCTGTCACGCTGACCGTGCGCGATACCGTCACCAATGAACTGCGCACGACCACGCTCGCCTATTGCGAGGCCGCCGACGTCGCTGCGCCCAACAGCACCTGCCCGACCTTGGGGTTGCTCAAGTCCGTGGACGGCCCTCGCGCCGACGTCAACGACACCACCCGCTTCGAGTACTACAGCAGCGACGACAGCACCTGTGCTGCGACGCCGGCCCTGTGCACCTATCGCAAGGGCGATCTGCGCAGGATCATCGATGCACTGGGCCACGCGACTGAAATGCTGGGCTACGATCCTCAAGGCCACCTGCTTTCCGTGATCGATCCCAACGGGGTGATCACGGACTACGAGTACCTTCCGCGGGGTTGGCTGTCGGCAATCAAGCAGCGCGGTACCAACGACGGCACCGAGGGCGATGATCGCATCACCCGACTCGATTATTACCTCACAGGCCCGCTAGAAACGGTCCGGCGTCCCGACGGCACTTTCATGAGCTTCAACTATGACGGCGCCCATCGCCTGGTGAGCATGAGTAACAACGGAGACGGCCAAGTCCGCTACACCCTTGATAACGCTGGTAATCGCAAGGTGGAGGAAGTCAAGCGTTCAAATGGAACCGTCGCAAAGACCCTGTCTCGGATCTACAACTCGTTCGATCAGCTGATCGCGGTGAAAGATTCGGCGCAGAATACGACCCTCTACGATTACGATGTAAACGGAAACCGCAAGTTCGCCACGGACGCGCTCGGACGCAAGACCCAGTACGGCTACGACCCGCTCGACCGGCTGTCCGCGATACAAGAGGACATCACTGGGCTAAATGCTAAGACCCTGGTCAAGTACAACGCGCTGGACCAGATTTCGCAGGTTACCGATCCGAACAACCGGGTGACCACCTTTGCCTACAACGGATTCGGTGATCAAACCAAGCTGACCAGCCCGGACACAGGCGTATCCGATTTCACCTATAACGCTGCCGGCCAGCCTGCGACCAAGAAGGACGCGAACGATACCGTCGCACACCGGTTCACCTACGATGCCTTGAACCGGCTCAAAGCGGAGTTCTACACCGCCACAGGTCCAGCGGATGTCGAGTACGACTACGACACGGTGAATCCCGGTTGCGTGGTCGGCGAGAATTTCGCCGTGGGACATGTCACCGCGATCCGCAAGAACGGCACAGAGCTCAGGTACTGCCACGACCGATTTGGACGGGTGGTGCGCAAAGATCAGATTATCGGTACGCGTACCCTCACGCTGCGATACACCTATACCAAGACCAACCTGCTTCAGAGTGTTACCTACCCCGACGGCGCCGTCGTGGACTATATCTACGGCCCTGACAGGAACCTGTCGGAGGTCGGCGTCACGCCTGTCGGCGGGGTGCGGTCGTCCCTGATCAACAGCACGCTCTACAATCCCGTTGGCCCTATCGCTAGCTGGAACTATGGCCCCATTGCCAGCCGCATCGTGCGACGGACCTACGACCTGGACTACCGCCCGAAGACCATTCTGGACAGTGCTGGCGGTGGCGTGTCGCTCGGCTACGGCTATAACCCTGTCGGCGATCTGACGGAACTCAAGGACGGTATGCAGGGCACGATCCAGGCCACCTACGACTACGATGCGCTGAGGCGGTTGACGGTCACCCGGCATCCCAGCGGCGATCCGCTGGAAACCTACGGTTACGACAAGACCGGGAACCGGACCAGCCTGATGCACGGCACGACCACTACGGAGGCCTACACGTACCCGTCGAGCAATCATCGGCTCGGTGCTGTCGCCGGAGTAGCGCGTGGCTACGATGCCGTCGGCAACACCACCAGCGTCGGCGGTGCGGCACGCGAGTTCGTCTACGACAGCAGCGATCGGCTCACCCAAGTCAAGCAGAATGGAATCGTCAAGGCCGGATATCGATATAACGCTTTGGGCCAGCGCGTCGCCATCGAAAACGGCGCCGGATCGACATTGACCTATACGGTCTATGACGAGGCCGGCAACTGGGTCGGCGACTACGATGCCAACGGCGTGGCTCAGCAGCAAGTCGTCTGGTTCAACAATGCCCCAGCCGGCCTCTTGGTTGGCAGCGGAAGCGCGCAGACCCTAATGTACGTCGAGACAGATCACCTCGGCACGCCGCGGGCCGTCATTGATCCGGCGCGAAACGTCGCGGTCTGGGCCTGGAACGCAAAGAGCGAAGTTTTCGGTAACGATTCGCCAAACCAAGACCCGGACAGCGATGGAACCGCATTCGTATTCAATATGCGCTTCCCCGGGCAACGCTACGACGCCACCAGCGGGTTGTTCTATAACTATCTGCGCGACTATGACCCCACGACAGGAAGATACATGCAGGCAGATCCGATTGGCCTGAAAGGCGGCATCAGTCTTTATGGATATGTCAGCGGCAGTCCGACCTCATATATCGACCCATTCGGGCTAGCGAAGATGAATCTGTTTCCGGAAGATCATAGGCCTGGCAGCACCTGGGACAGTTTCAATCGTCTCCCGGACAGCGAAACCGAATGCCTCATTGGGGGCCACGGGACACCTTTCGAGCTGGCAGGCCATTCTCCCACGGCCTTGGCCGCTCTGATTAGAGCGGACGACGACTGCAAGGACAAACCGATTGTGTTGTACTCCTGCAATACCGGTATTCAGCCGACCGAAAAGGGCAAGGCGCCCTACGGGCGAAATTTGGCAAGGGCAACCGGGCAGTGGGTCTCCGCACCAAATAACTGGGGTTGGCTCCATTACATGGGCGAAACCGGCGTTGCGTGGTACTCCATTGGCCCGAGCAAGAACGGTCTAGACTACCACTCGTCTGAAAGCGAGGTCGACGGCCCGAAGCCAGGGGGCATGGGCGACTTCGTACATTTCCCTCCTCCCAATAAAAAGTGA